Proteins from a single region of bacterium:
- a CDS encoding SIS domain-containing protein, with protein MSFIRQYLQESKEVISRLDADVLERMVELLAKTREEGGRLFILGVGGSAANASHAVNDFRKIVGIEAYTPVDNVSELTARINDEGWQSAFDGWLRVSRLSEKDLVLVFSVGGGDSEKNISPNLVAALQLAREVGTRIIGVVGRDGGCTAKMADACLIIPTVNPEHVTPHTEGFQAVIWHLLISHPRLKKSQTKWESVADDSR; from the coding sequence AAAGAAGTCATCAGCCGGTTGGACGCGGATGTGCTGGAACGCATGGTGGAGTTACTGGCTAAAACCAGAGAAGAGGGCGGACGCCTTTTCATACTGGGAGTTGGAGGTAGTGCCGCGAATGCATCACATGCTGTCAACGACTTTCGCAAGATCGTTGGCATTGAGGCTTACACGCCTGTAGATAATGTGTCCGAACTGACCGCGCGAATTAACGATGAAGGATGGCAAAGCGCTTTTGATGGTTGGCTACGCGTCAGCCGTCTGTCCGAAAAGGATCTTGTACTTGTGTTTTCCGTTGGAGGTGGAGATTCGGAGAAGAATATCAGCCCGAATCTCGTTGCCGCGCTGCAGCTGGCGCGTGAAGTAGGCACGCGGATTATCGGTGTGGTGGGCAGAGACGGAGGCTGTACAGCAAAAATGGCAGATGCGTGCCTGATCATTCCCACGGTCAATCCAGAGCATGTCACCCCGCATACAGAAGGTTTTCAAGCAGTGATCTGGCATCTCTTGATTTCCCATCCCCGTTTGAAGAAGTCTCAAACAAAATGGGAGTCAGTTGCGGATGACTCGCGATAA